A portion of the Pectobacterium brasiliense genome contains these proteins:
- a CDS encoding Slp family lipoprotein has translation MRVQIKSMQMKSLYLNQKKARLGIVAATALLLSGCVTVPDAIKGTSPTPQDDLVRVMNAPQIYVGQESRFGGRVVSIRNEANKTRLEIASMPLDSGAKPLLDMPSEGRFIAYVNRFLEPVDFKDQLVTVVGPIVGTEQGAIGDKPYRYVVIDAQGYKRWNVVQRLMVPPGGYGPWGWRAGYGYGWGPGWGFDGGWSGPARIENVVTE, from the coding sequence ATGCGTGTACAGATAAAAAGTATGCAAATGAAAAGTCTGTATCTGAATCAGAAAAAAGCACGCCTCGGTATAGTGGCGGCTACAGCGCTGCTGCTGTCAGGCTGTGTCACGGTGCCGGATGCGATTAAAGGCACGTCGCCAACGCCGCAGGACGATTTGGTGCGTGTGATGAATGCGCCGCAGATTTATGTCGGTCAGGAATCACGCTTTGGCGGACGGGTGGTCAGCATCCGCAATGAAGCGAATAAAACGCGGTTAGAAATTGCTAGCATGCCGCTGGATAGCGGCGCTAAACCGCTGTTGGATATGCCGTCAGAAGGGCGCTTTATTGCCTATGTGAATCGCTTTCTGGAACCTGTCGATTTTAAAGATCAACTGGTCACCGTTGTCGGGCCGATTGTCGGCACCGAACAGGGCGCTATCGGGGATAAACCCTATCGCTACGTCGTGATCGACGCACAAGGCTACAAACGCTGGAATGTCGTGCAGCGCCTGATGGTGCCACCCGGCGGCTATGGCCCGTGGGGATGGCGTGCGGGTTACGGTTATGGCTGGGGCCCTGGATGGGGATTTGACGGTGGGTGGTCTGGGCCGGCGCGAATTGAGAATGTCGTGACAGAATAA
- a CDS encoding ATP-dependent DNA helicase, which translates to MTNDRVIDDFANDGVLAKAITGFKPREPQRQMAQAVMRAIDDKTALVVEAGTGTGKTYAYLAPALRSDKKVIISTGSKALQDQLYSRDLPTIAEALKYKGKLALLKGRSNYLCLERLEQQSLGGGDLPGETLSELVRLRGWSSETTEGDVTTCSGVAEDSAIWPLVTSTNDNCLGSDCPHYKECFVVKARRKAMDADIVVVNHHLYLADMVVKESGFAELIPESDVVIFDEAHQIPDIASQYFGQQLSSRQLLDLAKDIIIAYRTEVRDASQLQKSADRLTQSTQDFRLALGDPGFRGNLRDVLEQPSLQRALVLLDDALELCYDVAKLSLGRSALLDAAFERATLYRNRLKRLKDVQLPGYSYWYECNSRHFVLALTPLSVSDRFRELIKEKPAAWVFTSATLSVNDQLFHFTDRLGLDNANTLLLPSPFDYANQALLCVPRHLPETNRPGAAKRLAAMLRPLIEANQGRCFMLCTSHQMMRDLAAEFRATLTLPVLLQGETGKAQLLSQFVSAGNALLVATSSFWEGVDVRGDTLSCVIIDKLPFTSPDDPLLKARIEDCRLRGGEPFDDVQVPDAVITLKQGVGRLIRDVEDRGVIVICDNRLVMRPYGAVFLNSLPPTPRTRDIGQAINFLTRNT; encoded by the coding sequence GTGACGAACGATCGTGTAATTGATGATTTTGCTAATGACGGCGTGCTGGCCAAAGCGATCACCGGCTTCAAACCGCGTGAACCACAGCGGCAGATGGCGCAGGCCGTCATGCGGGCCATCGACGATAAAACAGCGCTGGTGGTGGAAGCGGGAACCGGAACCGGTAAAACCTATGCCTACCTTGCGCCCGCCCTACGTTCAGATAAAAAAGTCATCATTTCAACCGGCTCGAAAGCGCTACAGGATCAGCTCTATAGCCGCGATTTACCGACGATTGCGGAGGCGCTGAAGTACAAAGGCAAACTAGCGCTGTTGAAAGGTCGCTCGAATTACCTCTGTCTGGAACGGCTCGAACAGCAATCGCTGGGGGGCGGTGATTTACCCGGCGAAACGCTGAGCGAACTGGTCCGGCTGCGCGGCTGGTCGTCGGAAACGACGGAAGGCGATGTCACGACCTGTTCAGGCGTCGCGGAAGACAGCGCGATCTGGCCGTTAGTGACCAGCACCAACGATAACTGTCTGGGCAGCGACTGCCCGCACTATAAAGAGTGCTTCGTGGTGAAAGCGCGGCGCAAGGCGATGGATGCCGATATCGTGGTGGTTAACCATCATCTCTATCTGGCCGATATGGTGGTGAAGGAGAGCGGTTTTGCGGAGCTAATCCCAGAAAGCGACGTTGTCATTTTCGATGAAGCCCACCAGATTCCCGATATCGCCAGCCAATATTTTGGCCAACAGCTTTCCAGCCGCCAACTGCTGGATCTGGCGAAAGACATCATCATTGCTTACCGCACCGAAGTGCGCGACGCCTCTCAACTGCAAAAAAGTGCCGATCGCCTGACGCAAAGTACGCAGGATTTTCGGCTGGCACTGGGCGATCCGGGGTTTCGCGGTAATCTGCGTGATGTGCTCGAACAGCCGTCGCTTCAGCGTGCGTTGGTGCTGCTGGATGATGCGCTGGAGCTGTGTTACGACGTCGCGAAACTGTCGCTCGGGCGTTCAGCGTTGCTGGATGCCGCTTTTGAGCGCGCCACGCTCTATCGCAACCGCCTGAAACGGTTGAAAGACGTGCAGTTACCGGGCTACAGCTACTGGTATGAATGTAATTCACGTCATTTCGTGTTGGCGCTGACGCCGTTGTCCGTCTCCGATCGCTTTCGTGAACTGATAAAAGAGAAGCCTGCGGCCTGGGTGTTTACCTCCGCGACCCTGTCTGTTAACGATCAACTTTTCCACTTCACCGATAGGCTGGGGCTGGATAACGCGAATACGCTCCTGTTGCCCAGCCCATTTGATTATGCCAATCAGGCGCTGCTCTGCGTCCCTCGTCATTTACCGGAAACCAATCGTCCCGGTGCGGCGAAAAGGCTGGCGGCAATGCTGCGGCCGTTGATTGAGGCGAATCAGGGGCGTTGCTTTATGCTGTGTACCTCGCATCAGATGATGCGCGATCTGGCGGCTGAATTCCGCGCCACGTTGACGCTACCAGTGCTGTTACAGGGTGAAACTGGCAAGGCGCAATTGCTGTCGCAGTTTGTGTCGGCAGGTAATGCCTTGCTGGTGGCGACCAGCAGCTTCTGGGAAGGTGTGGATGTGCGTGGCGATACGCTCTCCTGCGTCATTATCGATAAACTGCCGTTTACCTCACCGGACGATCCACTGCTGAAGGCGCGTATTGAAGACTGCCGCCTGCGCGGTGGTGAGCCTTTCGACGATGTGCAGGTTCCTGATGCGGTGATTACCTTGAAGCAAGGCGTGGGCCGCCTCATCCGTGACGTTGAGGATCGCGGTGTGATTGTGATTTGCGATAATCGACTGGTGATGCGTCCGTATGGTGCCGTATTCCTTAACAGCCTGCCGCCGACGCCGCGAACTCGCGATATTGGGCAGGCGATTAATTTCCTGACGCGTAACACATAA
- a CDS encoding YcgL domain-containing protein, protein MFCVIYRSAKRDQTYLYVEKKDDFSRVPEELMRSFGTPQLAMVLPLDGRKKLANADIEKVKLALQEQGFYLQVPPPVESLLNTPV, encoded by the coding sequence ATGTTTTGTGTGATCTATCGAAGTGCTAAACGCGATCAGACCTATCTTTATGTTGAAAAAAAAGACGATTTCTCACGCGTGCCGGAAGAATTAATGAGAAGTTTCGGCACGCCGCAGTTAGCCATGGTTTTACCGCTGGATGGGCGTAAAAAACTGGCGAATGCCGATATAGAAAAAGTGAAACTTGCGCTACAGGAACAGGGCTTTTATCTGCAAGTTCCTCCGCCGGTCGAGAGCTTATTAAACACGCCGGTATAA
- the tsaB gene encoding tRNA (adenosine(37)-N6)-threonylcarbamoyltransferase complex dimerization subunit type 1 TsaB, giving the protein MSTRILALDTATEACSVALWNEGEIHSLFEICPREHTQRILPMVQQVLADSGLTLKDLDALAFGQGPGSFTGVRIGIGIAQGLALGADLPLLGISSLATMAQGVFRQTQATRVLAAIDARMGEVYWGCYQRDADGGWQGESEEAVLKPEQVQALTADLSGEWATVGTGWETYPELVSHASLVLAKGDVLLPQAQDMLPLACQLWQAGKAVSVENAQPRYLRNEVTWKKLPGRE; this is encoded by the coding sequence ATGTCTACGCGAATTCTAGCGCTTGATACCGCAACGGAAGCCTGTTCCGTCGCACTCTGGAATGAAGGTGAAATTCATTCTCTGTTCGAAATTTGTCCCCGTGAACACACACAACGTATTCTGCCGATGGTTCAGCAGGTGTTGGCCGATAGCGGCCTGACACTCAAGGATCTTGATGCGCTGGCCTTTGGTCAGGGGCCGGGAAGTTTTACTGGCGTGCGAATTGGCATTGGTATTGCCCAAGGGCTAGCGTTAGGAGCGGATTTACCGCTGCTTGGCATCTCATCACTGGCGACCATGGCACAGGGTGTTTTCCGCCAGACGCAGGCTACGCGAGTGCTGGCGGCCATTGATGCGCGGATGGGAGAAGTCTACTGGGGTTGCTATCAGCGTGATGCTGACGGCGGCTGGCAGGGTGAATCTGAGGAAGCCGTATTGAAACCTGAACAGGTGCAGGCGTTAACTGCCGATCTGTCAGGCGAATGGGCTACGGTAGGAACCGGGTGGGAAACCTATCCTGAACTGGTCAGCCATGCTTCTCTGGTGTTAGCAAAGGGTGACGTGCTGCTGCCGCAGGCGCAGGACATGTTGCCGCTGGCCTGTCAGCTATGGCAGGCAGGCAAAGCGGTCAGCGTCGAGAATGCACAGCCACGCTACCTGCGCAATGAAGTGACCTGGAAAAAGCTGCCCGGCCGCGAATAA
- the minE gene encoding cell division topological specificity factor MinE: protein MALLDFFLSRKKTTANIAKERLQIIVAERRRGDSEPHYLPQLKRDILEVICRYVQIDPEMVTVQLEQKGDDISVLELNVTLPEAEETPK, encoded by the coding sequence ATGGCTTTACTGGACTTCTTTCTGTCCCGCAAAAAAACGACAGCCAATATTGCCAAGGAACGGCTGCAAATTATTGTCGCGGAGCGACGCCGGGGAGATAGCGAGCCCCATTATCTGCCGCAATTAAAGCGAGACATTCTTGAGGTTATCTGTAGATATGTACAGATTGATCCTGAGATGGTGACGGTTCAGCTTGAGCAAAAAGGAGATGATATTTCCGTGCTTGAGTTGAACGTTACATTACCGGAAGCGGAAGAAACGCCTAAATGA
- the dsbB gene encoding disulfide bond formation protein DsbB, with translation MLRFLNRCSRGRSAWLLLAFTALALELTALYFQHVMLLKPCVLCIYQRCALWGVFAAGIVGAIAPSTALRYPAIALWIYSSYEGVRLAWKHTDILLNPSPFTTCDFFVSFPSWLPLDKWLPAIFNATGDCSVRQWEFLSMEMPQWLLGIFVAYLLIAVLVLIAQPFRPKRRDLFSR, from the coding sequence ATGTTGCGATTTCTTAATCGTTGCTCACGCGGGCGTAGTGCGTGGCTGCTGCTGGCGTTTACTGCTTTAGCGTTGGAATTGACCGCGCTCTATTTTCAGCATGTGATGTTATTAAAACCGTGCGTGCTGTGTATTTATCAGCGCTGTGCGCTGTGGGGCGTGTTCGCGGCAGGTATTGTAGGTGCCATCGCGCCATCAACGGCGTTGCGTTACCCAGCCATCGCGCTATGGATATACAGTTCTTACGAAGGGGTCCGACTGGCATGGAAACACACGGATATTTTGTTAAATCCGTCGCCGTTTACCACCTGTGATTTCTTTGTCAGCTTCCCGTCATGGTTGCCTTTGGACAAATGGCTTCCGGCCATTTTCAATGCGACAGGTGATTGCTCAGTACGTCAGTGGGAATTCCTTTCCATGGAAATGCCACAATGGCTGCTTGGCATCTTCGTAGCTTATCTGTTGATTGCCGTGCTGGTCTTGATCGCTCAGCCTTTCCGCCCCAAGCGTCGCGACCTCTTCAGCCGTTAA
- the fadD gene encoding long-chain-fatty-acid--CoA ligase FadD, translated as MEKIWLSRYPADVPAEIDPDRYSSLIEMFESSVKRYADRPAFVNMGEVMTFRKLEERSRAFAAYLQNQLKLQKGDRVALMMPNLLQYPVALFGVLRAGLVVVNVNPLYTPRELEHQLKDSGASTIVIVSNFAHTLEKVVHNTAVRHVILTRMGDQLSTAKGTLVNFVVKYIKRLVPKYHLPDAISFRRVLQEGRRQQYIRPDIINTDLAFLQYTGGTTGVAKGAMLTHRNMLANLEQCKGAYGAILQEGNELVITALPLYHIFALTVNGLLFLELGGKNLLITNPRDIPAVVKEMKQYPFTAITGVNTLFNALLNNKEFHELDFSTLRLAVGGGASVQQAVAERWEKLTGKHLLEGYGLTESSPLVAVNPYDLKHYSGSIGLPVSSTDVKIIDDDGNDAGPGESGELWVRGPQVMLGYWQQPAATDEVLKDGWLATGDIVTSDDEGFLRVIDRKKDMILVSGFNVYPTEIEDVISRHPKVSESAVVGVDSEVSGEAVKAFVVRRDQSLTKEELTTHCRRNLTGYKVPKEIEFCDDLPKSNVGKILRRELRGDKKAKKDAAA; from the coding sequence TTGGAAAAAATTTGGTTATCACGCTATCCGGCGGATGTGCCGGCGGAAATCGATCCGGATCGCTATTCGTCGTTGATTGAAATGTTCGAAAGTAGCGTGAAGCGTTATGCCGACAGACCTGCATTCGTCAACATGGGTGAAGTGATGACGTTTCGTAAGCTGGAAGAGCGGAGTCGGGCGTTTGCGGCCTATTTGCAAAACCAGCTTAAATTGCAAAAGGGCGATCGTGTCGCGTTGATGATGCCCAACCTGCTGCAATATCCCGTTGCACTGTTTGGCGTGTTGCGCGCGGGTCTGGTGGTCGTTAACGTTAACCCATTGTATACACCGCGTGAACTGGAACATCAGCTAAAAGACAGCGGTGCCAGCACGATTGTTATTGTGTCTAACTTTGCGCATACGCTGGAAAAAGTCGTTCATAACACGGCGGTGAGGCACGTAATCCTGACCCGTATGGGAGATCAGCTCTCCACGGCGAAAGGAACGCTGGTCAACTTCGTGGTGAAGTACATTAAGCGGCTAGTGCCTAAATACCATCTGCCGGATGCGATATCGTTCCGTCGTGTTTTGCAGGAAGGACGGCGTCAGCAGTATATTCGTCCTGATATCATCAATACCGATCTGGCATTTCTGCAATATACCGGCGGCACCACGGGTGTAGCTAAAGGTGCCATGCTCACGCACCGCAATATGCTGGCGAATCTCGAGCAGTGTAAAGGGGCATACGGCGCGATTCTGCAAGAAGGGAACGAGTTGGTGATCACGGCGTTACCGCTCTATCATATTTTCGCGCTCACGGTGAACGGCCTTTTGTTCCTTGAATTGGGTGGTAAGAATCTGCTCATCACTAACCCTCGCGATATCCCGGCGGTCGTGAAAGAAATGAAGCAATACCCGTTCACGGCTATCACCGGCGTCAATACGTTATTTAATGCGCTGCTCAACAACAAAGAATTCCACGAGCTGGATTTCTCAACGCTGCGTTTAGCGGTGGGCGGTGGAGCATCGGTGCAGCAAGCGGTGGCCGAGCGTTGGGAAAAACTAACGGGTAAACATTTGCTTGAGGGATATGGGCTAACGGAAAGTTCACCTCTGGTGGCCGTAAATCCCTACGATCTCAAACATTACAGCGGCAGTATTGGGTTACCGGTGTCATCAACGGACGTCAAAATCATTGACGATGACGGTAACGACGCCGGGCCGGGAGAATCCGGTGAGCTATGGGTGCGCGGGCCGCAGGTGATGTTAGGGTACTGGCAGCAGCCTGCTGCGACGGATGAGGTATTAAAAGACGGTTGGCTGGCAACGGGTGACATTGTCACGTCTGATGATGAAGGATTCCTGCGGGTCATCGACCGTAAGAAAGATATGATTCTGGTTTCCGGCTTTAACGTCTATCCGACGGAAATTGAAGATGTGATCAGCCGTCATCCCAAAGTATCCGAATCGGCGGTGGTCGGTGTGGACAGTGAGGTCTCCGGCGAGGCAGTCAAAGCCTTTGTCGTCAGACGCGATCAGTCGTTAACGAAAGAGGAACTCACTACCCACTGTCGCCGTAATCTTACCGGCTACAAAGTGCCGAAAGAGATCGAATTCTGCGACGATTTGCCAAAATCTAACGTGGGGAAAATCCTGCGCCGCGAATTACGTGGCGATAAGAAGGCGAAGAAAGACGCTGCCGCCTGA
- a CDS encoding YcgN family cysteine cluster protein, producing the protein MTERPFWQQKTLSEMSDDEWESLCDGCGQCCLHKLIDEDTEEIYFTNVACNQLNIKSCQCRNYEKRFEYEPDCIKLTRENLLTFNWLPATCAYRLIHEREDLPQWHPLVCGTKTAMHRERISVRHIAVRESEVVDWQDHILNKPEWAR; encoded by the coding sequence ATGACTGAACGCCCTTTTTGGCAGCAAAAAACGTTGTCTGAGATGTCTGACGATGAATGGGAGTCGCTGTGCGATGGCTGCGGTCAGTGCTGTTTGCATAAACTGATTGATGAGGATACAGAGGAAATCTACTTTACCAACGTCGCCTGTAATCAACTGAATATTAAAAGCTGTCAGTGCCGTAACTATGAGAAACGCTTCGAATACGAGCCGGACTGCATCAAGCTAACACGCGAAAATCTGCTGACGTTTAACTGGCTACCCGCGACCTGTGCTTATCGCCTGATTCATGAGCGTGAAGATTTACCACAGTGGCATCCGCTGGTCTGTGGTACTAAAACGGCGATGCACCGCGAGCGTATCTCCGTGCGTCATATCGCTGTACGTGAGAGTGAAGTGGTGGACTGGCAGGACCATATTTTAAACAAACCAGAATGGGCTCGGTAG
- a CDS encoding DNA polymerase III subunit theta translates to MINFEKIILEYSEQYTDFAASTIAFMESQEKKIDADEISRRIPQEKRPFFNERLGHYRDIYRPQQ, encoded by the coding sequence GTGATTAACTTTGAGAAAATCATTCTTGAGTACAGCGAGCAATACACCGACTTTGCTGCCTCCACCATCGCTTTTATGGAAAGTCAGGAAAAAAAGATCGACGCAGATGAAATATCACGAAGAATCCCGCAGGAAAAAAGACCTTTTTTTAACGAAAGATTAGGTCACTATCGCGATATCTACCGACCACAGCAGTGA
- the mgtS gene encoding protein MgtS: MLGNINIFIAVLGGILFLSFLAAYLSPKWDD, from the coding sequence ATGTTAGGCAATATCAATATCTTCATCGCCGTATTGGGCGGCATTCTTTTTCTCAGTTTCCTGGCGGCGTACCTAAGCCCCAAATGGGATGACTAA
- the minD gene encoding septum site-determining protein MinD, with protein MARIIVVTSGKGGVGKTTSSAAIATGLAQKGKKTVVIDFDIGLRNLDLIMGCERRVVYDFVNVIQGDATLNQALIKDKRTDNLYILPASQTRDKDALTHEGVEKVLNDLGNMEFDFIVCDSPAGIETGALMALYFADEAIITTNPEVSSVRDSDRILGILSSKSRRAERSEDPIKEHLLLTRYNPGRVSRGDMLSMEDVLEILRIPLVGVIPEDQSVLRASNQGEPVILDAEADAGKAYADTVERLLGEERPFRFVEEEKKGFLKRLFGG; from the coding sequence ATGGCACGCATCATTGTTGTTACATCGGGTAAAGGGGGCGTTGGCAAGACCACATCAAGCGCGGCCATTGCTACCGGTTTAGCCCAAAAAGGAAAAAAGACGGTTGTCATCGATTTTGACATTGGTCTGCGTAACCTCGACCTGATCATGGGATGTGAGCGTCGCGTGGTGTACGACTTCGTCAACGTTATTCAGGGTGATGCCACGCTGAATCAGGCGCTGATCAAAGATAAGAGAACGGATAATCTCTACATTCTGCCAGCGTCACAAACGCGTGATAAAGATGCGTTAACGCATGAAGGCGTAGAGAAAGTGCTCAACGATCTGGGCAACATGGAATTTGATTTTATCGTGTGTGATTCACCCGCCGGGATTGAAACGGGTGCGTTGATGGCGCTCTATTTCGCTGACGAAGCGATTATCACCACCAACCCGGAAGTTTCTTCCGTTCGTGACTCCGACCGTATTCTGGGCATTCTGTCTTCGAAATCACGTCGTGCGGAGCGTTCTGAAGATCCTATCAAAGAGCATTTGCTGTTGACGCGCTACAACCCAGGCCGGGTAAGCCGTGGCGACATGCTGAGCATGGAAGACGTTCTTGAAATTCTGCGAATTCCGCTGGTTGGCGTGATCCCAGAAGACCAATCCGTACTCCGCGCCTCTAACCAGGGCGAACCCGTCATTCTGGATGCGGAAGCCGATGCAGGTAAAGCCTACGCGGATACCGTTGAACGTCTGCTTGGCGAAGAGCGTCCTTTCCGTTTTGTTGAAGAAGAGAAGAAGGGTTTCCTTAAACGACTTTTTGGGGGATAA
- the rnd gene encoding ribonuclease D, protein MNYQLITSDIGLQQVCTQARRFPQVALDTEFVRTRTYYPQLGLIQLYDGEQLSLIDPLTITDWAPFQALLRDEQVTKFLHAGSEDLEVFLNAFGTLPVPFIDTQILAAFLGKPLSYGFAALVADYMGVTLDKSESRTDWLARPLSEKQCDYAAADVFYLLPMAIQLVADTEAAGWMNAALDECLLLCQRKQDILAPALAYREFGNAWQLRGRHLACLQRLAEWRLRKARERDSAVNFVVREENLLQVARCLPTSLGELSSLGLSGPEIRYHGKTLLDCVAQTDGLADADCPPPVINLIDYPGYKKAFKDIKALVQRVSEQSGLSAELLASRRQINRLLNWHWKLSGQDAGMPEMLSGWRGQLYGNELREIVQGY, encoded by the coding sequence TTGAATTATCAGTTGATCACTTCCGACATCGGGTTACAACAGGTTTGCACTCAGGCGCGACGCTTTCCGCAGGTGGCATTGGACACGGAGTTCGTCAGAACCCGCACGTATTACCCGCAATTAGGGTTGATTCAATTGTATGACGGCGAACAGCTTTCACTTATCGATCCGTTAACGATTACTGACTGGGCACCCTTTCAGGCGTTACTGCGTGACGAACAGGTCACTAAATTCCTGCATGCGGGCAGCGAAGATCTGGAAGTGTTTCTCAATGCGTTTGGCACGCTGCCGGTGCCGTTCATCGATACACAGATTCTGGCCGCATTTTTAGGCAAGCCGCTTTCTTATGGATTTGCTGCGCTGGTGGCCGACTACATGGGCGTGACGCTGGATAAAAGCGAGTCGAGAACGGACTGGCTTGCTCGTCCGCTGAGCGAAAAACAGTGCGATTACGCCGCTGCCGATGTGTTCTATCTGCTGCCGATGGCCATTCAACTGGTGGCGGATACGGAAGCTGCAGGGTGGATGAACGCGGCGCTGGATGAGTGTCTCCTGCTGTGTCAGCGTAAACAGGATATTTTGGCACCGGCGCTGGCCTATCGCGAATTTGGCAACGCTTGGCAGCTGCGTGGCCGACATCTGGCTTGCCTTCAGCGTCTGGCTGAGTGGCGCTTGCGTAAAGCGCGTGAGCGAGACAGCGCGGTGAATTTTGTCGTACGTGAAGAGAACCTGTTGCAGGTGGCGCGTTGTTTGCCGACGTCGCTGGGAGAACTGAGCTCGCTGGGGCTGAGCGGCCCGGAAATTCGCTACCACGGCAAAACGCTGCTGGACTGTGTTGCACAGACGGACGGCCTTGCTGACGCGGATTGTCCACCGCCGGTGATTAATTTGATCGACTATCCCGGCTATAAAAAAGCGTTTAAAGATATCAAAGCGCTGGTGCAGCGAGTGAGCGAACAGAGTGGATTATCCGCCGAGCTATTGGCTTCACGTCGCCAAATTAATCGTCTGCTGAACTGGCACTGGAAATTAAGCGGACAAGATGCGGGAATGCCGGAAATGTTGTCTGGCTGGCGCGGCCAGTTATATGGCAATGAACTGCGTGAAATTGTGCAGGGTTATTAA
- a CDS encoding fumarylacetoacetate hydrolase family protein, giving the protein MYQHRDWQGALLDFPVNKVVCVGSNYSEHIKEMGSATPSEPVLFIKPETALCDLRQPVAIPKNLGSVHHEVELAVLIGTPLKQANEERVARAIAGYGVALDLTLRDLQSDFKKAGQPWEKAKAFDGSCPISGFIPVAEFGDPQQTDLGVKVNDEVRQQGNTRDMITPILPLIAYMSRFFTLRAGDIILTGTPKGVGPILSGDMLTITVNDRTLSTRII; this is encoded by the coding sequence ATGTATCAACACAGAGACTGGCAGGGCGCGCTGCTTGATTTCCCAGTAAACAAAGTCGTTTGCGTCGGGAGCAACTACTCAGAACACATCAAAGAAATGGGCAGTGCGACCCCGAGCGAGCCCGTTTTATTCATCAAGCCTGAAACCGCACTGTGTGACTTACGCCAGCCCGTTGCCATCCCTAAAAATCTGGGTTCGGTTCACCACGAAGTCGAACTGGCTGTGCTGATCGGTACGCCGTTAAAGCAGGCGAATGAAGAACGCGTCGCCCGGGCGATTGCGGGTTACGGTGTGGCGCTGGATCTGACGCTGCGTGATTTGCAGTCCGACTTTAAAAAGGCGGGTCAGCCGTGGGAAAAAGCCAAAGCGTTTGACGGTTCCTGCCCGATCTCCGGTTTTATTCCGGTTGCCGAGTTTGGCGATCCGCAGCAAACCGATCTGGGTGTAAAAGTGAATGATGAAGTGCGCCAGCAGGGCAACACGCGTGATATGATTACGCCGATTCTGCCGCTGATTGCTTACATGAGCCGTTTCTTTACGCTGCGCGCGGGCGATATTATTTTAACGGGTACGCCAAAAGGGGTCGGTCCGATCCTGTCTGGCGATATGCTGACGATTACGGTCAATGACCGGACGTTAAGCACGCGTATTATTTAA
- the minC gene encoding septum site-determining protein MinC, which translates to MSQTPIELKGSSFTLSVVHLHDSQPEVIYQALQEKIEQAPAFLKNAPVVINVAALTAETDWIKLQQAISSTGLHVVGVSGCTDDALKKTIAQAGLPLLSEGKAQRRVVEPVAAVPAAVKTKVINTPVRSGQQIYARNCDLIVTSSVSAGAEVIADGNIHIYGMMRGRALAGVSGDVQSQIFCTHLAAELVSIAGRYWLSDQIPEPYFGQPARINLNQLDNVLTIKPLD; encoded by the coding sequence ATGTCACAAACGCCAATAGAGCTAAAAGGCAGCAGCTTTACCTTATCGGTTGTTCATTTGCATGATTCCCAACCCGAGGTAATTTACCAGGCACTACAGGAAAAAATAGAGCAAGCGCCTGCTTTCCTGAAAAATGCCCCCGTTGTCATTAATGTTGCTGCATTAACAGCGGAAACCGACTGGATAAAATTACAGCAGGCCATTTCGTCAACCGGCCTGCATGTTGTTGGCGTCAGCGGATGTACCGACGACGCACTAAAGAAAACCATTGCGCAGGCGGGGCTTCCCCTTCTGAGCGAGGGGAAAGCACAACGCCGGGTAGTTGAGCCCGTCGCCGCCGTTCCTGCTGCGGTGAAAACGAAAGTCATCAACACCCCCGTTCGCTCTGGCCAACAGATTTACGCCCGGAACTGTGACTTAATCGTCACAAGCAGCGTTAGCGCGGGTGCTGAGGTGATTGCCGATGGCAATATTCATATTTACGGCATGATGCGCGGCCGAGCCCTTGCAGGCGTTTCTGGCGATGTTCAGAGCCAGATATTCTGTACGCATCTGGCCGCAGAACTGGTCTCGATTGCTGGCCGCTACTGGCTGAGCGATCAGATTCCTGAACCGTATTTTGGGCAGCCAGCACGGATCAATCTGAACCAGCTGGACAATGTTTTAACGATAAAACCTCTAGACTAG